From Pseudomonas fluorescens:
CCAGCCCGAAATTCTCCGGCGCCGCCAGTAACCGTTTCAGCCTCGGCGACGGCATCGACAACTTCGGCGTGGCGGCGGCGCTGAGCTGGCAAAAGCGCGACTTCGGCTCGGACAACGTCGAAACCGGCGGCGCCTGGGACTTCAGCCGGGGCGCGCGGCTTAACGAGTTCGAACAGCGCGACTACGACATCAGCCGCGAACGCGCCGGCGGTGGCCTGAACTTCGACTACAAGCCCGACGACCTCAGCAGCTACTACCTGCGCACCCTCTACAGCCGCTACAAAGACAGCGAAACCCGCAACTCCACCAGTATTGAATTTGCCGACCCCCAGGCCGCTGGCGAACTGGGCGATGCCGAGGGCAAGCGCAAGCTGAAGAACCGTGAAGAAACCCAGGAAATCCAGTCCTACGTGTTCGGCGGCGAACGCATGCTGGGCCTTTGGACCTTGAGCGGCCAGGCCGGTTACAGCCAGTCCAGCGAAGACAGCCCGGCGCATATCGCAGGCGCCACCTTCGACGGCGGCGACTTTGCCAACAGCGGTTTCTACGACAAGGACAAGCCCCGCCCGATCATCGGCAGCGGCTTCTACGACGCCAGCAACTTCACCCTCGACAAGGTCGATTGGGAAAAGCAGAACACCCGCGACACCGAGAAAAACCTGCGCCTGGACCTGGCCCGCGACTATGACCTGAGCGGTTACGCCTCCCAGGTCAAGTTCGGCGGCAAGGTCAGTCGACGGAACAAGGACAACGACCTTGAAGCCTGGGTCTATAAAGACTTCGACACCCTGGGCTACAGCGCCGACCAGCTCAACCTCACCCAGTTCCAGAAGGGCAGCGTCGACTATCGCCTCGGCAACTACGGCCCAGGCATCAGTCCCGGCGCCATCAAGCAACTGATTGGCAGCCTCAACCCGGCGGATTTCTACGACGAGACCGAATCGCGGGTCAACGACTTCACCCTCCGCGAAGACATCAACGCCGGCTACCTGATGAACACCATCGACATCGACGACTGGCGTTTTATCGCCGGCCTGCGTTACGAAGGCACCGAGTTCGAAGCCAAGGGGACCGGCGCCACCGACGGCCAGTTCACCGCCACCGAGACCAAGCGCCGTTATCACCACTGGCTGCCGGGCCTGCATGCGCGCTACCAGATCGACAAGAACACCCAGGTGCGCGCGGCCTGGACCAAATCGGTGGTGCGCCCGACCTTTGGCCAGTTGGCACCGGGCTTTGTGATCGACGATGACGAAGCCACCTTCGGCAACCCGGACCTCAAGCCGCTGGAGTCGAGCAACCTGGACCTGGGCATCGAGCATTTCATGGGCCGCGCCGGGACCGTGTCGGCGTTCGTGTTCTACAAGGACATCAAGCATTTCGTCTACAACACCGACCTCGCCGGCACCGGCGCCTGGGCCAACTTCGCCGAGGCCCATACCTACGCCAACGGCGACAGCGCCAAGCTCTATGGCCTGGAACTGGCCTACTCACAGAAGTTCGACTGGCTGCCCGCACCGTGGAACGGTTTGCTGATCGGCGCCAACAGCACCTTCAGCCGGTCCAGCGCGGATATCGAAGGCTTCGACGCCGCCAGCGGCACGAACCGCAAGCGCACTATCAGCCTGCCCAACCAGTCGGACACCGTCGGCAACCTGATGCTCGGTTGGGAAGACGACACGCTCAGCCTGCGCCTGTCGGCCAACTACAAGTCGGCCTACCTGTATGAACTGGCGTCGATCAACGACAAGGCCCACGACCGGCACGTCGACGCGCAGACCTTCGTCGATTTCAGCGCGCGTTACTCGCTGACCAAGAACCTGCAAGTCAGCTTCGAGGCCCAGAACCTCACCGACGAGTCGTACTTCGTCTACACCGGCAACCGCAGCTACAACGGCCAATACGAAGAGTACGGCCCGACCTACAAAGTGGGCCTGACCTTCACCCATTTCTAACCCACCCCATACCCCACTGTAGGAGCGAGCTTGCTCGCGAAAAAGCCCGGAACACCGCGTGCATCCAGACAGCCCGCGACATCGTTGACGTTCTTCGCGAGCAAGCTCGCTCCTACAAGACAAGGATTTTGTTTGTTCATGAGACTTTCCAAGCTATACCTGCTGATCGCCCTGGCCACCGGCGGCAATGCATTCGCCGCCGACCTGGCGCTGACCCCTTGGGCACCTAGCCTGAAGGCCGAAGCCGTGGCCTTCCTGCCCAACGCCAGCGAGCGCGTGGCCGCCAGCACCCGTGACGGCCTGCAACTGCTCGACAGCAAAGGCGCCGAACTGGCGCGTTTCAAAGGCAACTTCAGCAGCCTCGACACCCGCGCCGCAGGCCCCCACGTGCTGGTCGCCAGCCTCGACAACGACCGCCAGCAGGCGCTGCTGATCAACCTGGACAGCGCCAGCAAAACCTGGGGCACGCCGGTCTACCTGCCGACCCGCGACTACCCGGTGAATGGCCTGTGCCTGTACCGCGACGCAGCGGCCAACCTGTTTGTGTTCCTGGTGGGCGAGGAGGGCAAGGGCGAGCAATGGCTGGTGGGCAACGGCTCGACGTTGCTCGCTGAACCCCAGCGCGTACGCGGTTTGCCGCTGCCGCCGTCGGCGCAGTTCTGCCAGGTGGACGACGCCACCCAGCAATTGGTGGTGAATGAAGAGAGTGTCGGCTGGTGGGCCTACCCGGCGCACCCGGAAGCCGATGTGAAACGCACCCCGGTGGCGCTGTTCGACAACCCCAAACGCGAAGCCGGGGCCATGGCGCTGGTACCCGGTGGCGTGGTCGCGCTGGACCCAAAGACCGCCAAGTTGCACCTGTTCCAGCAAACCGGCGAGCGCTGGGTGGAGCAATCGAGCCTGGGCCTGCCGGGCCTGAAAGAGCCGGAACAACTGGCGATCAATGGCCGCCAACTGCTGGTGCGCGATGACGACAGCGGCGCGCTCTACCAGGCCAGGCTCGACTGGCAGGCCAAGCCCGTCGCGGTGGCGCCGTGGCTGCCGGAGGTCGCGGCCTTGCGCCAGAGCGACCCGGTTGGCCGTCAGGGCGATGCGGCGGATGACCCGGCGATCTGGATTCACCCCGAAACACCGGGCAAAAGCCGTGTGCTCGGCACCAACAAAAAGCAAGGCCTGCTCGCCTACGACCTCGACGGCAAGCTGTTGCAGGAACTGGCGGTGGGCCGCCTGAATAACGTCGATGTACGCCCCCGCTTCAAGCTCGGCCAGCAAACGGTCGACCTGGCCGTGGCGAGCAACCGCGATCACAACAGCCTGAGCCTGTTCAGCATCGACCGTCAGAGCGGCGAGCTGCGTGAAGCCGGTGAAGTGCCCACGCCGCTCAAGGAAATCTACGGCATTTGCCTGTTCCAGCCAGCCAGCGGCGAGATCTACGCAATCGCCAACGGCAAGGACGGCACCTTCCTGCAATACCGCCTCAGCGCGCCGGACGGCCGGGTGCAGGGCGAGCTGGTGCGCCAGTTCAAGGTCGACAGCCAACCCGAAGGCTGTGTGGCCGACGACCAGCGCCAGCGCCTGTTTATCGGTGAAGAAGATGTGGGCGTGTGGGCGGTGGATGCGCGCGCCGATCAACCGGCGACCTTGACCAGCGTGATCAAGGTCGGCCCACAGTTGCATGCGGATGTCGAAGGCCTGGCGCTGTACCAGAGCGATAAGCATGACTACCTGGTGATCTCAAGCCAAGGCAATGACAGCTACCTGGTGGTGGATGCCGAGCCGCCGTTTGCCGTGCATGGCGGCTTCCGCGTCGGCTTGAACGCCGCTGCCGGGTTCGACGGCGCTTCGGAAACCGATGGCCTGGAAGTCACCGCCATCAACCTCGGCGGGCCGTGGAGCCAAGGCATGCTGGTGGTGCAGGACGGGCGCAAGCGCATGCCCGAGCAAACCCAGAACTTCAAGTTCGTGCCCTGGGCCGAGGTCACCCGCGCATTGAAATTGCCGTGAACCGTCATCAACCGGTCATCACTTTTTAATCGAATGGGAGATTCACTATGCACGCGACGATGGAACATATGACGATCTGGGGTTTGATCAGCGACGCCAGCCTGTTGGTCAAGGCGGTCATGGTCACCTTGCTGTTGGCGTCCTTGCTCAGCTGGTACCTGATTATCCAGCGCGGCAGTGTGCTGCGCCGCCTGGAACGGCAGTTGAACGGTTTTGTGCAACGCTTTCGCGCCGCGCCGGACTTGCAGGCGCTGTACCGCGACACGTTGCAGGCGGGCGAGGGCGGCGTGGCGCCGATCTTTATCGCCGGGGTCCAGGAATACCAGCACCTGCACAGCCATGATCCGCAGGTGCTCGAAGGCGTCGAGCGGGCCTTGCAGGTAGCGATCACCGAGCAGGAAATCGAGCTGGAAAAGGGCCTGCAATTTCTCGCCACCGTGGGGTCGGTCAGCCCGTACATCGGTCTGTTCGGCACGGTGTGGGGCATCATGAATTCCTTTATCGGCCTTTCCCAGGTGCAGCAGGCCACGTTGTCCACCGTAGCGCCGGGCATCGCCGAAGCCTTGATCGCCACGGCCATCGGCCTGTTTGCCGCCATCCCGGCGGTGATCGCCTATAACCGCTTCGCGGCGCGCGGCCAGACTCTGCTCACCCGTTACTACGCGTTTGGCAATGAGCTGCAAGTGCGCCTGCACCGCAGCCTGCGCGGTGCCGCGATCAACCTGGCCGTGGCCGCCTGAACAGGAGCGCTCCCATGTTAGTAAGGCCGCAACGCAAGCACGGGCCCAAGGCCGAGATGAACGTGGTGCCGTATATCGATGTGATGCTGGTGCTGCTGGTGATCTTCATGGTGACCGCGCCGATGTTGACCCAGGGCGTGAAGATCGAACTGCCCAAGGTCGCCGCCGAGGCGTTGGCCACCGACACCCGCCAGCAGATCCTTACGCTGTCGGTAAAGGCCGACGGTGGCTATTACTGGAACCTCGGCGGCGAACTCGATACCCAACACCAGACCGACAGCGCCGTGAGCCTGGAGGAAATGGGCGCCAAGGTTATGCAGGTGGTGGCCGTGCGCAGCGACACCCAGGTCTACATCCGCGCCGACGACAACGCCGGTTACGGCCGTGTGGTCGCGGCCATGGCGGTGTTGCAGAAGGGTGGGGTCAGCAACCTGGGGCTGGTGACCGAGGCCCCGCAATGACGGCGATGATCATGCACAGTCCGACCCTGCCGATGGCGCCCCGGGATGCTTCGGGGTTTTGCAGAAACAGCCTCGCCGCCAGCCTGGCGGTGGCGCTGCACGTGGGCGTGCTGGCCGCGTTGATGCTGGGCTGGTCGACGGAGAAGCCTGTGGTGGATGCCCCTCGGGTGATGCACACGCAGCTGGTCATGCTGCCACCGGCGCCAGCGCCCGAGCCTGAACCGGTGGTGGCCGCGCCCGCACCGTCGGAGCCGCTGGTGGTACCGGTGCCGGCCCCGGCAAAGCCCACGGTCGACCCGCAGATCCAGGCGCAAAAACT
This genomic window contains:
- a CDS encoding TonB-dependent receptor; translated protein: MYKRTGLVSFTLTALALAIASERLNAAEAATTEHVEVVGQAAAIDKALKEQRSSDSIKSVVHADGVAQLPDENVAEAAQRLPGISVERDQGEGRFVSVRGLGPDLNSVTINGTLVPSPESKRRAVALDVLPSELVQSLSVIKTLTPDMDANSLGGTVDVKSLSAFDHNGLFYTGSTEASYDKNTGQTSPKFSGAASNRFSLGDGIDNFGVAAALSWQKRDFGSDNVETGGAWDFSRGARLNEFEQRDYDISRERAGGGLNFDYKPDDLSSYYLRTLYSRYKDSETRNSTSIEFADPQAAGELGDAEGKRKLKNREETQEIQSYVFGGERMLGLWTLSGQAGYSQSSEDSPAHIAGATFDGGDFANSGFYDKDKPRPIIGSGFYDASNFTLDKVDWEKQNTRDTEKNLRLDLARDYDLSGYASQVKFGGKVSRRNKDNDLEAWVYKDFDTLGYSADQLNLTQFQKGSVDYRLGNYGPGISPGAIKQLIGSLNPADFYDETESRVNDFTLREDINAGYLMNTIDIDDWRFIAGLRYEGTEFEAKGTGATDGQFTATETKRRYHHWLPGLHARYQIDKNTQVRAAWTKSVVRPTFGQLAPGFVIDDDEATFGNPDLKPLESSNLDLGIEHFMGRAGTVSAFVFYKDIKHFVYNTDLAGTGAWANFAEAHTYANGDSAKLYGLELAYSQKFDWLPAPWNGLLIGANSTFSRSSADIEGFDAASGTNRKRTISLPNQSDTVGNLMLGWEDDTLSLRLSANYKSAYLYELASINDKAHDRHVDAQTFVDFSARYSLTKNLQVSFEAQNLTDESYFVYTGNRSYNGQYEEYGPTYKVGLTFTHF
- a CDS encoding phytase, with product MRLSKLYLLIALATGGNAFAADLALTPWAPSLKAEAVAFLPNASERVAASTRDGLQLLDSKGAELARFKGNFSSLDTRAAGPHVLVASLDNDRQQALLINLDSASKTWGTPVYLPTRDYPVNGLCLYRDAAANLFVFLVGEEGKGEQWLVGNGSTLLAEPQRVRGLPLPPSAQFCQVDDATQQLVVNEESVGWWAYPAHPEADVKRTPVALFDNPKREAGAMALVPGGVVALDPKTAKLHLFQQTGERWVEQSSLGLPGLKEPEQLAINGRQLLVRDDDSGALYQARLDWQAKPVAVAPWLPEVAALRQSDPVGRQGDAADDPAIWIHPETPGKSRVLGTNKKQGLLAYDLDGKLLQELAVGRLNNVDVRPRFKLGQQTVDLAVASNRDHNSLSLFSIDRQSGELREAGEVPTPLKEIYGICLFQPASGEIYAIANGKDGTFLQYRLSAPDGRVQGELVRQFKVDSQPEGCVADDQRQRLFIGEEDVGVWAVDARADQPATLTSVIKVGPQLHADVEGLALYQSDKHDYLVISSQGNDSYLVVDAEPPFAVHGGFRVGLNAAAGFDGASETDGLEVTAINLGGPWSQGMLVVQDGRKRMPEQTQNFKFVPWAEVTRALKLP
- the tolQ gene encoding protein TolQ, whose product is MHATMEHMTIWGLISDASLLVKAVMVTLLLASLLSWYLIIQRGSVLRRLERQLNGFVQRFRAAPDLQALYRDTLQAGEGGVAPIFIAGVQEYQHLHSHDPQVLEGVERALQVAITEQEIELEKGLQFLATVGSVSPYIGLFGTVWGIMNSFIGLSQVQQATLSTVAPGIAEALIATAIGLFAAIPAVIAYNRFAARGQTLLTRYYAFGNELQVRLHRSLRGAAINLAVAA
- the tolR gene encoding protein TolR is translated as MLVRPQRKHGPKAEMNVVPYIDVMLVLLVIFMVTAPMLTQGVKIELPKVAAEALATDTRQQILTLSVKADGGYYWNLGGELDTQHQTDSAVSLEEMGAKVMQVVAVRSDTQVYIRADDNAGYGRVVAAMAVLQKGGVSNLGLVTEAPQ